The following proteins are co-located in the Pomacea canaliculata isolate SZHN2017 linkage group LG8, ASM307304v1, whole genome shotgun sequence genome:
- the LOC112570464 gene encoding uncharacterized protein LOC112570464, giving the protein MAIILLVTFTVMQLLCCVYIIKYKITTVEEVGIGDKIFILSLNELYIRYPFFNIIENVVLSLISLLNFIVVFLATVITVVRLRSAMAWRKSTASSYLMTQAVVIKMLVAVSSIYILCTAPTIILALMRFTIPEFREDGRYSNLFLITHYIFTLPLMLHLSISFFIYSNMSSRFRLELQTLCLCLKPVKPSKIVLVPNGSGSIDEDAGGSVIHLHHVYSSCYHPGTSEIHCPRVP; this is encoded by the exons atggccatcatcctcttagtcacctttaCTGTCATGCAGCTTTTGTGTTGTGTCTatatcattaaatataaaataaccaCTGTGGAGGAAGTTGGCATTGGAGACAAAATATTCATACTTAGTCTTAATGAATTATACATAAGGTACCCTTTCTTTAATATTATCGAAAATGTCGTTCTCTCTTTGATTTCTTTACTAAACTTTATCGTCGTATTTTTAGCAACAGTCATAACTGTTGTCAGACTGCGCAGTGCCATGGCCTGGAGAAAGTCTACAGCTAG CTCGTACCTAATGACTCAGGCGGTGGTGATAAAGATGCTGGTGGCTGTGTCATCGATCTACATCCTGTGCACAGCTCCAACAATCATCTTGGCCCTCATGAGATTCACTATCCCCGAGTTCCGTGAGGACGGTCGCTATAGCAACTTGTTTCTGATTACGCATTATATCTTTACTCTTCCTTTGATGCTTCATTTGTCCATCAGCTTCTTTATTTATTCGAATATGTCTTCACGGTTTCGTCTCGAGCTACAgactttatgtttgtgtttaaaacCTGTAAAACCATCTAAAATCGTT CTCGTACCTAACGGCTCAGGCAGTATTGATGAAGATGCTGGTGGCAGTGTCATCCATCTACATCATGTGTACAGCTCCTGCTATCATCCTGGCACTAGTGAGATTCACTGTCCCAGAGTTCCGTGA